Genomic segment of bacterium:
CTCCGTCGTTCGGAATGCCCCATGGAGCACGAGTCGAGGACACTCGGACGCGGAATTCGCGGCCTTTGGGGCCCTAAGCACTGCTGGTTTCCCGCCGTATTGGGAAATTTCGCCACACCCATCCATGTCGATCCCCCCAGCTGCCCCCACCTCCGCGATTGTCGAGATGGCGTCCGCTGTCACCTCCTTGGTGTTGCCAAACCTGGGCAAGCAGAACGCGAGCTCGATCTGACCGTTTGATGCTTGGCTCCACAAACTCGGATCCACCAGGCCATCGATCTCATGGAGCTTCTCAGCCATCTGCTCGAACGCGATAGAGAACTCTTCGCTGGTCAGCTTCCGCTCGGCGTCGCCATCGACGGCCACGAGAACACCCTCGTACGTCACCTCCACATGGATTGTCTCCACCGTCATCCCTCCTTCAGCCGGATGCCCATCTTCAGCTGGCAGCGTCGCGGTCGGCGAAGATGTCGGTGGCGATGCCGAAGGCCTTCATAGCGGCAGGGAAGCCCGCGTAGATGGCGGCCTGGATCATGACCTCGCATATCTCCTCCCGGTTCAAGCCGAAGGAGTCCAAGCCCATGATGACGTGCTCGCGGATGGCGAACTCGTTGCCTAGCGCAGTCATCATGGCGATGGTGGCCAGACTGCGCTCTCGACGGCTCAGCACGGGCCGACCCCACACCGCCGAGGGGCCGACTCTCAACATCTCCATCACGTCGTCGCGGACTTCCTCAGGTATCGGCAGGCGGCTGAGCACATCGGGCTGACGAGGTTCGGCCATAGCCCGACCGTACTTCAGCAATGGCAAGTGGTCGTACGCGATGCGCAAGTTGATCGAATGCAGTGGGGTAGTGGTCGTCGAGTCCGGTAGTTTGGACGGGCAGGTAAAGCCGATTGCAAGTGCTGAGGATTTGAGCACATGGAACACACAGACAAATTGAACCGCCCTATTGAAGTGTCACCCCGAGAGGGATACCGAGTCTGGCTTCGATACGCCGACGGGGTAGCCGGTGAGGTTGACCTCTCTGATCTGGCTGGACGAGGCGTGTTCAAGGCATGGCAGAGTCGAGCTTGCTTTGAGGCAGTGCGAGTTGCTGCCGATGGAGGGATCACCTGGGGAGAAGAGATCGAGCTTTGTCCGGATGCTCTCTACTTAAGGCTCACCGGCTAGGCGATTGGAGCCCTTGGGCAAGATCGACCCCCTGCAGTAGACCAAGGAGGGTTCATGGCCAGTGGGTTGGAGCGGTTTCGGGCCGCGGCGGAGGAGTTGGGGGTGCAGGTGGAGCCGGTGCGGTATCCGGCGGGCACTCGGACCGCGGCTGATGCTGCTGCCGCTGTGGGGTGTGATGTGGGGCAGATCATAAAATCTCTGGTTTTCGCCACTCCCACCAAGCTGGTACTGGCGCTGACCTCAGGGGCCAATCAGGTAGACACTGATCGCCTGGGTGAGATGGCCGGTGATGAGATCAGCTTGG
This window contains:
- a CDS encoding carboxymuconolactone decarboxylase family protein, coding for MAEPRQPDVLSRLPIPEEVRDDVMEMLRVGPSAVWGRPVLSRRERSLATIAMMTALGNEFAIREHVIMGLDSFGLNREEICEVMIQAAIYAGFPAAMKAFGIATDIFADRDAAS
- a CDS encoding DUF2442 domain-containing protein, translating into MEHTDKLNRPIEVSPREGYRVWLRYADGVAGEVDLSDLAGRGVFKAWQSRACFEAVRVAADGGITWGEEIELCPDALYLRLTG